The window ACAGAGAACTCATCCTGCAGGTGGTCGTGTCCCTTCAGCAGTTGCCACATTTGGGTCTTCAGCTGAAAAGGAGAAATCCagagaaaatgaacatttcattCCACACCGTCACATTCTCCTGAGAAGGATTTCCCGGGGCAGGCAGAACATGAAGGCTTATTACAACTCCAGTGTGGAAATTTATGCCACGTTGGTATTAGCTCAAGAATATTTTGAGTTCAATCCATATGCCGATATCAAATCACCAAAGAAATATCCCTACAGCATGCTGCATGTGGGAACTGAGAAGTAGGATATCTCACTGCTTCTCAGGGGTTTAGAGAAAGGTGATGCCTCCTTACCTCTGCAATCTCCTGGGGGAGGCAGTCCACGGAACTCTGCAGAACTTTGATGATCTTTTGATGGTGGGCAGGATTTTCAGCAAAGCAGATCTCCAGCTGCCTGAGGAACTTCCTGCTCTTCTCAAACGCTTGCTGCTCTTCAAACTGACCGAAAGAAAAAAGATTCACCCCTcatggataaaaaaaaaagccctcagaTGGAATTTAACAGGTGAAACTTCTGCCTCATTGATGGGAGAAGTGGAAGGCTGACTTCTGAGACAAGGAAAGCATTCCACTTGCTGTATCTGCCCATGTCTGTCTGTGGTCAGGTTCTGGGACTCCAGAGGGAAAGGCAGATGGATTCTCCACAGTCACACCCAGGATAAGCCTCATAACAGACACTAGACTTTTCAATTCCAACTAATTAAGCAGAAGGTATGCAAACGATTTACCACCTGTCTTTCCTTGCCCTAGGGAAAATTCCTCATTCTTTCATTCCCATAAGCATTCACGCTGTCTGCTTCTTTCACTCTACCTACCAGCCCACACTCCAAAGCTTGTTCTGGCaaaagaaaggcagcaaagtCTGTGAGCAACTGTGGCCAGTCATGCAACAGTTTCTGCAAAGTGAAATACAGATCCACAGCTGTTTGCTTGTCCATGCTGATCTCAAACTCGTAGATAACACGGAGGAAGTCTTCATACTTTCCAGGaatgtgctgcagtgcttcacGCACCTGCAAAGAACAACAAACCTTTACAGGACTGCGTGACATCCAGGATGGAAGGAGTAAACATAAGAATCTCTGATCTCTGGCTACTCAGCATTCTCACTGTACTCCCAGTTTTTCTGGGCCAACAAAAATCTCTTCAAAGATAAAAGCAGACTGCTCACAAGGGAGAAGGGAACCAAACCCAAGAACATGTAATGCTGTATTTAAAACAGGCCCAGTGTTGTGGGTTGACCCCAGACAACAGCTGAGCATCCCCACAGCAACTCTCTCCCCACTTCCcctgagcagggcaggggaaagaacaggaagagcagaaagaagaaaactcatGGGCCAAGACAAAGGATTTAGTAAAATAAAGGAGTACCACATGGAGTGCTATGAAGAATGGCAACTCCATCCAGGCCAGAAGCAGTACCCATAGTTAGAAAtgacagctgtgctgcccagagccgaACTGTGAGGATTCAAAGAGTCTGATGTAACCCCAAACAGGGGCAACTGCTCTGCCTTACCCTCGTCAGATAGGCTTGTGCAAATGCCAGGTCCTTCTGCTCCCTCAGGGGGTCCCTCTCCAGGATGTTTTCATCATATAAGAGGAGAAGCTTTGACGTGTCTTTGCTTGCACGCGCCCGGCCCCTTTTATTTCTGGCTCTGTGAGAGCTCCTGCTTTTCCCAGGGGCTTTCATGttctctcctgtgaagaaacaCAAAGTCATACACCCATTTTTCATACGTTCTCTTGGCTGGCTGGCAGACAACCATTCCTCTATACTAACACAGCAATATAGAAGCAGCTTTTTCAGAGTTGAGGTTTTCATAGTGAGCACTGAACTGCTCACACCCTCCTCTAAGCATATGAGCAATGTACTTTTCATTGGTGTAATGCTATGATGGAATGGAAAGCACTGCAGTAGTAgagggtggcaaagtctttggctacagcaaaagagaacaagcccaaatgcagcagacatgaagaaaaagagctgcttacctttgcaAAGCCTCCAGTAGGCAAGAGATGCtcttacctccactgccaactcttaaatgaggtctgggaaggggtggctCCTGGCTgtaccccttccagtcactcaggtgcattgcttgcacctgagctcccctgggttggccctgccttcccaccaggtgctcaatcactgcttcaggctgtgatttagcatttccactacaattAGTCAGGCTGGCTAATGATATAAATTGGCTGTTTATAGCAATCAATGAGAAAAATCTctagaaacagcaaaaaacccATCTCTGACCTTAGCTGCCTCACAGCTGTCCTTTATTGCTCCCCAGCAAGACCTGGTAACATGAAATTGAACTCAAAGATGTGACACAGAGTGTCCCCATTTGTCACCTTTAATGCAGGCAGCAGTTATATTTCCCCATGCCCTGTGTCAAAAGAAACTGACAGAGCTTACCTGGTGGCATTCTGTGGGCTTCCACCTGCGGAGCCATGTTGGTCAGTGTGAAGGCTGATTTAGGTTCCTCTGACACATCCCCACACACTTCATCATCTTTCTGtgagctctccatcccctccccttcctcctcctcctcttcctctggcTCAGAGTTTTCTTCCTGGGAATTCTCTTCTTCAGAATCTCCTTCCTGGCTTAAACGTCTCTCTGTTGCAAGCCAAGTCAACTTTTCCATCGTCTcctaagaaagaaacaacagaaccccaaatcattttcttttagtgTCTGTTTGTCATTCAGCAACCAGCTCACTCAACTCAACAAGAACCAGAACCACACATCTTCATGCAGTTCTGCACAAACTTCATTTCAGATTCTGACGCTTTATAAAAGCCTCAAGTTTGGGAGGACCATGCCAAACAATTCTTAGTGATCTTACTTCTGGAACTTTGTCCCAGAAACAGCTTTCCAACTAAAGCATTTTGGTCTAACAGCCTCACTCGAGGAAGTACTTACAACTCAGCAAAGTTTAAATCTGGGATTTTGAAAAGTATTCCTTTAGTTCAGACTCAAAATCTCCTCAGCAAAACGCAGTGCTGCATTTCTCCAAAGCCAGCACAAGTACTACAATACTATGTGGTTAACATTCCATCCTCTGATTGGGTGCAAACTGTGATTTTCCCTTACTTCACTGAGATGTTTTGGAACACtgacattttttaaagcttagTTTGCTCTTACCTGAAGTTCAGGCACTGAAAGGATGGATTCTTCTGAGGCTGATGACAtttcctcatcctcatcttGTGTAAAATCATCAAAGTcatcatcctcttcctcctcttgcccttccctttctcctccagctTCAGGGCCAGCGGGTGTCCCAACAGACTGCCCATCCATGCTGGATGAATCCTCTGGTCTTCCTAAAGGGCTGCTAAATTCTGCTTCAACATCTACTGAGGATGAATGATTCTTTGGAGACTCACTGCATGCCTGTGCTCCACCAACAGCACCCGCCTCCCTCTGCGGTTCATCACGGGGAGACGACTGCAAAGCCcgcctttcttcttctcctcccttctcttcaCACAAAGCATgctcctttttaatttctttcagctCATTAGCACATGAGCATGCAGCCTCCATGTTCAGCTCCTGGCCAAGCCCCAGCATGAACTCCTCCTTGACCTCAACACACAGCAGATTCCTCTTCTGTACAGGATTTACTTCCTTGACAGCATCATTTGAATCTTCAGCTTCacttttcactgttttatcTGAATCTTCTAAATGAGGCAAAAGGTCCACAGACAATGGCTCTGAAacattctcttctgcttttaccATGGTCCAGCTACAGCAGTCACTCTTGTTTACCTTCTCCTGACTGGTGTTATTTGAAGCAGTGGGGTTTGCACTGCATTCCTTCTTGGGGGAGGCAGCTGAGCATGGAACACACAGCTCCTGGGGTTCAGCCTTGGGCTCCACCACGGGACAGGAATTCTTGTTGTTTCCAGCAGGGCACGAAGGAAGCAgattcagctgctcttcactTTCAGCAACAGACGGTGCAGAAAGACCAACAGGGTTTGGAGAGACAATCAACGAAGGAATTGAAGATGTCACCAGAGGTTGATTTAATGGACATGGGAAAGTGGACGGATTTACCAGTAAGGTTGTAACTGGGATAGCTTGAGTGCCTCTACCAACAGCTGTATTTATGGACTGGATCATATTGCAACCGTTGCCAATGTTAACCACTTTCACAGTGGTAGCAGGCACAGTAAGGATGACAGGAGATGGCTGAATCAAAGGTGGAGCCTTTATCAGTGGGGCAGCTTTtgtccctttcttcttttggtATACCTTACGAACACAAGGTTTGCGTATTTTTGTTCCAGCCAAATCTGGTAACATCAATTTGGGCTGAAAAGTTACTGGACTTGAGGACACTAGAGCTGGTGGCACAGCACCTGAGAAACCTTGCCTGGAGTCCGGATGCGAAGCAGAGAGCACATTCTGGAATTCCAAGCCATCCCCACTTCCTACCACCGCTGGGACATTCAAAGGCTGCACTCCTGGAACTGCCTGCACAACCGTAGCTGGTTGGATTAACTGAGGAATCTGAACCATCACTTTGCCAGGAGGAGCTTCTGACTGGGATAACTTCACAGTTTTCTGAATGTTAACTGTGTTGGAACTGGGCTGCAGGCAAGGACTTGGTCGAATGAGGACAGGCTTCAGGGCTGAAGACTTCTGTCTTCTCCATGCTCTCCTAGAGAATCGATTGGCAAGAGGCTTCAAGGTCAGAACTAGGCCCTTTGGCATGAGTAGAGGGTATTTTTCACCACATTCCGTGTCTgaagtttccttttctgtgcCCAAGAAGTCTGATTCCTCATCAGTTGAGCCTGGCACCTCCCTGGCATCTTCTGCTAATTGCTTCAATTCCCCCTGAATGGAAGGCAAGCttgcctaaaaaaaaacaagaggttTTCAGTCCAGTCCAAAGGCTTCCTACCCTCAAACAatactgcagaagaaacagcagaaattgTACCTTTAGCCAAAATGGCAGGCGATGCTCTTCCCTCTCCACAGGTGGCTTCCACTCATTAGGTTGGATTTCATCACAGCACTTGAACAGAACAGGCaactgctttgtctttttgtaGTGCTatgcagagaaatgcaaagcaacGGTGGTCAGAACACCTGTCTGATAACTGGTGGCAAGCAGGCTAAGAACTGTGCTGAGTAAAAGCATTCATTTGAATTAAGTAATTAAAACGACTACAAAAAGGTACGTAAACATAACAGTTATAATAAAAGCTGAACAAAGTCACATTTGCTCTTAGGAAACTGTCAGCACATGCACAAAAGGGTCCTCAGAGCAAATAGCACACCTCTTATTGCATGCCAAATAGGAACTAAATCTGCAAGACACCAATCCATAACACATCACTTACTCTGATGATATTATCTGGGGCTCGATTCATATTGAGATTCTTGATTCGCACTGTCAGCTGGTGGGCAGTTTTTGTTGGCAAGAGATACTTGCTGATCAAAGGCTTTGGAAACTCTGTCCCTTCAAAATGTTTCAGACCCAAAGCTAATAAactgaagaaggaaggagaggggaagaaaaaaatagtcttttaaCAGTATTCTGGAATGCTATTTGGACGTGCTGTTCCACACAGACAGGTATCCTTACAGTTTGCATTCTAGAAACTCTCCACACAAAGAAAGCTCACACGCGTGTGTGCTACTCAGTAATTCTAAGCACTTACTTGTCCTCTGCCTTGGTGAAGATAATCTTGTCCCGAGGAGGGTTTGCTTTCAAGGAACATATTGGCAGGAGCTCTGGATACATAAAGACTCTCCTTGTTGCCAAAATCCATGCCACTTGCTTTGGTAAACATGGAAAATCACTGGCTGTGAACAGATAAGGACAGATGCATGAATGGCAAATACTGCTATTCACTACTGACTTCTTGAAAAGAgtgtttcttttattcctttctgtgGACCTTTCtactttcagtaaaaaaaagtttacttcCCCCCAGTTCTCAGAATGTGCACGTTACCTAGCTTCTGCTTTGAAAGGGAATTCCTTATGTGTGTTAAGCAACACATCTGGAACAATTATTTCCAGTTTCACAGCTTTCCTgatggagctctgcagctcatAAATATCATCTATAGAACAATGAATAGCAGGATTATGAAGCTGAACAGAAGTCAACAGCTCTCATCACACGCTTTGCTGGGTTACAAGTTTATAAAGTGAAACAGTTGTCAAGGAAATTAAGACTTTGCCTaaggatataaaagaaaacCCCATTTGAAATTGTCTGGAATTCACCTCATTTCAGCAGTGTGTAATTCCCACTCTAAACACCTTCCCATCACCTTTCTCCTCACATACATACCGCTCTTCTTTACAGCTTTGCGAGGGCTGCAGTCAACCTGCACTTGGGCATGGAAATCCTCAACCAGCTGCAAGGCTCCCTTCAAGTTGCAGGGCTGGAACATTGTCTGAAACTTTGGATAGAACGACTGACGAAGGAGCGTGGAGCTCCGAGCAAAGTTCCCCAGCTCGCTCTGCAAAGCCACACAGatcaagaaaagattttaaaacgTCTCCAAAGACGTTTTTCAGAGCATGTATGGCAATGCAATCATGCAACCAGTAAAAGATGGTGAAGTGGCAGGCATAGAAAATGCATTGCTATGGattttctgtcctgtttttcagctctacaattctcagctgctttttaaTACTTAGCTTTGCCTGACCACGTGAAATCCCCAACATTCTGGAATCTTTCAAGGTCACTAAAAGTTCACTAATTACAGAAGTTGTATTTGttgagctttgttttctgcGTTTCCAAGGAAACAGCACAAAACTACACCAACCAGCCAACCCAAAGCACTGTTCTCAGCACAATGGGAATTATTCCTTCAAGTACTGAGCCCACTAATCAGCTAACAACATTCACTCCTCTACTGAGAGATAATCTCACTCAGTTTAATGGGATCAATTAAACAAATCAAGCTCTCTAAACATCTCCAGTGACCATCAATCGTTAACAGTGGTGCAGCTCTGTATTTAGGCACATCCTTACCAAAAACATCTTCGTGGTACTTGCTTCTGAACTTAAAGCAGGGTTGGAACTTGCAAGAAGATGGATTTGAGTCAGAAGCTGAACATGCTTGTAGAATAAAATCAGACAAATGGGGATTGTCAGTGTATCAGTAACCCAAGAAACCCAAAAGCATAATATAAAGGAGCAAAAGGTATTTCCTGAGAAccacaaacaaataataaaaaaggcagACCTcaaaaaaagtctttcaaatAATAGAAAACTGAGGAGAAAATCTGAATATCTACTTAAAATCCAACTTCAAATGCAGCTTTTTCAATTAATTTCTAAAGTGAAACGCATTAAACTGTTTGCTGTACCACTggcttccctcctccccctctgcaCCCAAGGCAGCACACAGTGAATATTCATTAGGTCAAATCTGGTAATATTTTATTACctgctgcatttgctgctgcagcctttTCCTTTGTGCACAGTCCAGAACAAGGCTCTGGAGAGGCTTCTCATTCTGaggctttgctttctctgcctcttgTGGTGGCTTGATAGATGACTTCTTCATTCTCAACTGCTCAAGTTGCTCCTTCACAGTGCGGTGCTGTTCATTCAGTAAATTGGCCAAAGGCTCTTCAAACCTGTTTGACACCAGGCAGACCAAAATATAAGCACACAACTAATAACCACCTGTATTCAATTAGAATGTTTTACTCTGTAGCTGGTTTAAGAATTGCTGAGCTCTCCTCTGGTACCGCTCATCCAGAGAAGAGTATTGAGAAACTCCAGCCTTCGTTTTAGCTCCTTTCCCAAACAGATACAGCTTCATCTGCAGCTGATCCGCCCCATAAATAAGGAGACAACACCCTTATTGCAGTTCACCTTTAGTCAGtttctgtaatttcttaaaCAAACTGGTATTGCccagaaataaatactttggAGCCTTTTCTCTCTGAGCTATGAGTGTAACTCATGCCAAAAATCATCAGAAGCTTATTTGCACACTTTAGTCTTTTCAGACCTAAGCCTCAGCAGTTTTATGCATTCTTTTCCTTAGGAAATGCTGCTATTATGTTCAAGTTAcctgtttaaaatataaaacaccACACTTGGTCAAACCAGTTCaatatcacaggaaaaaaaaggattatatACACTTCAAAGTAATGGCCTTTGCTGAAAAGGCATCACCTCCCTGGCAGATGGCACAGTACAGCTGCAGGTGATCATGGGCTTTTTGCCACAGCAATTATTAATAATTAGGTCCATGACAACAATCAGacagtctcacctcagtgcctgGGGTGTATTAAAATTTGGCCGTGACTCTGTAACGTTATCTTCATCTTCTGGGCCTTCATCTTCCATGTTTGAGAAGCCCATCTCATCCTGAAACTGCCAACAAACACACAGTAAGagtcaggaaaagaaagcttAAGAATAACATTTACTAGGATTTGTAGTTAACAAAGCCCATGATGTTCCTCTGAGCATACACATTCATCTCTGCAGAGGTTTATGGAGCTATGCAAGTTCCTTCCCTGGGTCACAAATTACACTTTTGTGACAGATTTCTGCACATATTCAGCATGGAACGTCTTACAGAGAACCCTCTTAGGACTGTAGAGTTTTCATGCCAGATTTGAGAAAGATCTGTTCTTCAGTGGTACCACTTACCGTCTCAAACAGCTCCTCCATCAGTTCATTCACTTCCTTTTCTGCAAGCAAAATCAAAAAGAAGTTTGAAGATTCCTCCTGCAAGACACCTGGCAATCCTGTCACAATGTCAAGCCACTGAATCTCTCCTGCAAAGCACAACCACCCTCCTCTGGGAAACAAAGAGGCCCAAGAAGGAAAGGCCTCTGATACACGCAGAATGGCCgaggttggaagtgacctctggaggccatctgctccaacccctgcctcAAGCAGAGTCACCTAGAGCTGTTTGCTCAACACAACACCCAGGTGGCTTCTGagcatctccaaggacagagactGCACAGCCTCCCTGGTCAACCAGTGGCTGAGCTCAGTCACTGATTAGCAAGTTGTAtctgacagcacagcagctctggctaGATAGCTTCATGTATTCAGAGAAAGCCAGTTCTGCATAGAAAAGCTTGTCAAATCAGTATGCAGGATGATGTTCTtctattactttttatttattagcctTTAAAACAGCACACTTTTCAAGACAAATTACAAATCCTAACAGTAAAGGCAGCAGGATTCCCGAAGGACTTACTGGTAATTCTCACAGCACGATCATTTCTGAAGTCCTCTGTGTCTGGCTCATCCAGATCTTCCAGGAAATTGTACTCAGggtcatcatcatcatctaaTTCATCTAATAGGAAGTatgttttgaaatgttattACTCTGTCCCAGGACCAAATCAGTGTGTACAACATGTGTGTTACAAAACAAGGCAATGGCTGCAGCCAAGATCATGAACAACAGGGGGAAAAAGCAgtcaagaagaggaagaaaaagaaaaaacctcagGCTCCATCAGTTCCAACAAGCACCAACACACCTTCATTCTCCACATCATCATTCATGAGCCCTCCAAGCCACCTTTTCCATTCTTCATCATCTGCAGTGTTGGGATCATACATATCAGGTGTGATATCCGGGGCTCGGAGCTCAGCCTCCAGCTGACCAAGAGGAACATCCTTCAGGGGTCGCTTCGATCGGGTCCTGAAGGCAATgaggctgtcttccagaggcTGAAGAGTCGGGAAAAGCGTGAAGAAATTACAGTTTCTCTGACGCGAAGATTTTCACCACAGTAAGAAGAATCCAATACCAAAAGTATCAGATTCTTGCCACAAAGAATCATTTACTTTGGCAGCCCAAGAAAGCCAAGCTTTTATTACTCTTGCTATTCAGTTGCTAGTCTTTATCAATACACTGTTGCAATGCTTCTCCATACACATTTTACTCTGCTCTCCCTTTCCACAGCTTGTAATTAACCtgaagctgcagcacagcactgtttcTTCATCACTCCTCACCCCTGCACAgtacagcagtatttttctcaATATTAATATGAAATAGCACTTCTCTTTACACCCAAGCTTCCCCATGTATTCATAGCATTCTTGCCTGCCAGAGAACTACatttaacagtaaaaaaaatgaaaatgagaagctTATGTGCACGAACAGCAAGCATTATGATACAAGAAATGAGAAGTGTGTCTCACGAATAGTGCTTTACTAACAGCTACCACCACTttcacacagtgcttctgtccTACACACCAAACATATTCATctcatttaaaattacaaaCTGGGAACAGAATGCAGTAAAAATAGCAGAGAACAGAgagcctcctcttttttttttttttagcaaatcttcattcaaaaggaaaaaatactccCATGGCATCCCAAAATACAGTACCTGGTAGGAGTCCATGCATACCGGGCTGGAAGCCAATTCTTCATCCACTGCATGCAGCTTCTCCATGAATGTGCtgtctttgctttgctttggtttagGAGGAGGTGGAGGTCCCATGGGAACTACTTCAGCGCTAATGTGTCTAACAACAGGCGTAGGAACCTTCTCCACCTAATTAAAAAGGCCTCTGCGTTAAAAGGATTCATTTAGAACAGATTTCCGAGGGCAAAATaagttgttggctttttttattCCCCTGTTTGAGCAGGGTTTAGCACAACAGAAACACGTGAGATGCTTCAGTTCTCACAGCTGTTACTGATGCAGGTCTGGTGATACCCAGTTCCTTCCAGTTCCTACCACGCTGTATATATTCCTCCCCGAGTCAAGGACAGAAAGCATTACTCCCTGCACTCCTCCCAGAAAGAATCAGAGGAATAATGATTATCTGAAGAAGAGCAGACTACTTCCATTGCCAGGGCCTTTTTTAAGCACCACTATCTATTTTAGACGAAGCTTTTTCTGCCAAGGTTGCATTTATCTGCTTATGCAGGAACCATCGCAGTGGGACCCCAAATCTACACAGCACTTGTAACACCACCACAGCTTAAAGCATTAGTACCTAATTTTGCTTCTCCATTAATAATTCAGGAATAATAACTGAAGGCTCTTTCTAAAAAAGGCATCGACTCTCTTGTAAGCTCACCTCACAGAGTGCTCCTCCCTCTTCATCAGATGATCGCCGTGTCCGGGATCGCTTTGCTCCCCGAGGAGAGGAAGCAGTGCTCTCCACATCACTTTCCAGTAAGCTCTATCGTGCAAGAGATACAGAATGCAATCAAACTATCATGCCACAATCAAACCTCACTTCAACCAATATTCTCAtagatacttttttttatctaaGGGACTAATACAAAATTCAAGAGATCACTAGAAGTTCTTGGTAACTTACAAGCATTCACTTGGTAAAACAGAACATTCTGCAGCCTCAAAGATGCAGGCAATGCCACGCTGAACAGATCTTTGCACAAGTTACACTCACCTCTTCTGCAGtctcatcttcatcttcatcatcagGCTGGTATTCTTCATCAGACGAATCATCCTCCTCAAGAGGAATGTCCACAAACTGAGGTGGCTGCAATACAACAGAGGGAACATGACAGTTTTTAACAGGCAAGGTAAAGCACTGCACTCCAATGGTGCCCTAGCAGATGAGTCTTTCTAACAACATCCTAGAGGCCAGCCAAAAGATTCCCTGCTAAGCAGAGTGCCTCAGCAGAGCCTGGAGCTTTCCAGAAGTAGTTCACTTACCTTTACCTCATTTGCCTTCTTAATTGGAGAAATATTCCACGTTGGAATCACCTGAAGAGAGTAAAAACACACCTTACTCAACCAATTACATCAGGTAATGTAACTGAGCTGAAGTCTTGTTCAAAGCTTGCTGTTATTTAGCTACACTGGAGAACAAATGTTTTACAAACCACCCCAGGATCTCTGCCAGCAATAACTTATATTTACATaacttattttattatatatatatctatatgaCATATAACAGCTACTATCAATTCACTGCACTTTCTAACTCTGACCTGACTCTTCTCATCTAAAATGGATTGGTTTTACACAGTTGTATCAAAAACACACGCACAGAACTTCTACGTCAACCAATCTGAAAAGCACACCTGACACTTGCTTTAGAAGTCCCACCAGTCAAAGGCATCAGGTATAATCATTAAAGCAGGTGATGAACTTACCACTCCCTTCTCCACAACTTCCTTCAGTTTGGAACGAGTCATTTTAGGTTCCTAcgtttaaaacagaaaaccacCATCTGTTCAGCTCCTTTAACTGCAAACTTTACCCCAGCAATTAT of the Gallus gallus isolate bGalGal1 chromosome 25, bGalGal1.mat.broiler.GRCg7b, whole genome shotgun sequence genome contains:
- the GON4L gene encoding GON-4-like protein isoform X1, with protein sequence MALSLKMLPCKKRRAAAAGPHSPRERSGSGEDGEPPPPQPPPPPPAAASSAVAAAVWRTPAEALPRGGRRPPQEGNEGRPGAAEPCAAPPERGEDAKRLEGGKEGKTPKLHTEVEANVQRDLCLTDNPSAVQESPSRSNLQLAVRSPAAVKLLKSTRPEEQDGEDIERRKRRRKANKRKREGKSQEEERTLSCDIKLDDTLDRTLEDGAKQHNLTVVNVRNILHEVITNEHVVAMMKAAISETEDIPLFEPKMTRSKLKEVVEKGVVIPTWNISPIKKANEVKPPQFVDIPLEEDDSSDEEYQPDDEDEDETAEESLLESDVESTASSPRGAKRSRTRRSSDEEGGALCEVEKVPTPVVRHISAEVVPMGPPPPPKPKQSKDSTFMEKLHAVDEELASSPVCMDSYQPLEDSLIAFRTRSKRPLKDVPLGQLEAELRAPDITPDMYDPNTADDEEWKRWLGGLMNDDVENEDELDDDDDPEYNFLEDLDEPDTEDFRNDRAVRITKKEVNELMEELFETFQDEMGFSNMEDEGPEDEDNVTESRPNFNTPQALRFEEPLANLLNEQHRTVKEQLEQLRMKKSSIKPPQEAEKAKPQNEKPLQSLVLDCAQRKRLQQQMQQHVQLLTQIHLLASSNPALSSEASTTKMFLSELGNFARSSTLLRQSFYPKFQTMFQPCNLKGALQLVEDFHAQVQVDCSPRKAVKKSASDFPCLPKQVAWILATRRVFMYPELLPICSLKANPPRDKIIFTKAEDNLLALGLKHFEGTEFPKPLISKYLLPTKTAHQLTVRIKNLNMNRAPDNIIRHYKKTKQLPVLFKCCDEIQPNEWKPPVEREEHRLPFWLKASLPSIQGELKQLAEDAREVPGSTDEESDFLGTEKETSDTECGEKYPLLMPKGLVLTLKPLANRFSRRAWRRQKSSALKPVLIRPSPCLQPSSNTVNIQKTVKLSQSEAPPGKVMVQIPQLIQPATVVQAVPGVQPLNVPAVVGSGDGLEFQNVLSASHPDSRQGFSGAVPPALVSSSPVTFQPKLMLPDLAGTKIRKPCVRKVYQKKKGTKAAPLIKAPPLIQPSPVILTVPATTVKVVNIGNGCNMIQSINTAVGRGTQAIPVTTLLVNPSTFPCPLNQPLVTSSIPSLIVSPNPVGLSAPSVAESEEQLNLLPSCPAGNNKNSCPVVEPKAEPQELCVPCSAASPKKECSANPTASNNTSQEKVNKSDCCSWTMVKAEENVSEPLSVDLLPHLEDSDKTVKSEAEDSNDAVKEVNPVQKRNLLCVEVKEEFMLGLGQELNMEAACSCANELKEIKKEHALCEEKGGEEERRALQSSPRDEPQREAGAVGGAQACSESPKNHSSSVDVEAEFSSPLGRPEDSSSMDGQSVGTPAGPEAGGEREGQEEEEDDDFDDFTQDEDEEMSSASEESILSVPELQETMEKLTWLATERRLSQEGDSEEENSQEENSEPEEEEEEEGEGMESSQKDDEVCGDVSEEPKSAFTLTNMAPQVEAHRMPPGENMKAPGKSRSSHRARNKRGRARASKDTSKLLLLYDENILERDPLREQKDLAFAQAYLTRVREALQHIPGKYEDFLRVIYEFEISMDKQTAVDLYFTLQKLLHDWPQLLTDFAAFLLPEQALECGLFEEQQAFEKSRKFLRQLEICFAENPAHHQKIIKVLQSSVDCLPQEIAELKTQMWQLLKGHDHLQDEFSVFFDHLRPSASRMGDFEEINWTEEKEYEFDGFEEVSLPDVEEEDEPPKIHAAPKNKKRKEIGGQNNDKEAEWGDAMKECSCSCHEGSGELKLKKSKRRSCSHCSSKVCENKFYKNKDSQELSASLVQQESSPQPEGKDSGTSKEPAEENLENRDEGEDVQSRTRTVSRKGEPLPAGSQPEGRAVCSRHTSPDKAALPERRVQEGGVSAAKDSPFVAVPGWTRLQKAAPKLPQETKGSPCSAGSGSEGLKQQHQGDVDASLELSRDLLLSSRSATVKGSMRPGSSKNSLCQTEGLPSDSSDKFGHSSKLSAREFEGSPLPLEGKSEAKQSWITPARKPALGKSCCSPSPSNCALEADSMGCTGSVPENRLKSNANNCFQVHRHSEELEYRVCTASLGQKEEEQQQQRVTEATVCAKNSKVSSTGEKVVLWTREADRVILTTCQEKGAHLETFQAISQKLGNKTAAEVSHRFRELMKLFHTSCDGSSEDEEDATSTSNADQLSDKDLLLSEEEPDD